Within Xiphias gladius isolate SHS-SW01 ecotype Sanya breed wild chromosome 5, ASM1685928v1, whole genome shotgun sequence, the genomic segment TTCTGCTAGAAATCAAGGAAACAATTGGCTCATTACAGGTGAATGATCTTGACACAGAGTTGTTCTCAACAGTGACAGGCAAGGAAATTCAGCAGGGAGATTTCTGCACAGGTGAATACTGGGCTAGAAACATTCGTGAGCCAGTAGCTTTTGAGCAAGCAGTGAGGTCGGCAGCTAAAGGAAAGAGGAACACAGTTTTTGTAGAGGTAGGGCCTAGAAGGGTGCTACAGAGAAACATCTTGGAATCTCTGGATAATGACACAACTGTTCTAGCCTCAGTGCAGCCAGAGAAAGATCATGAAACAATCATGTCTGTTCTTTCAAAGCTGTTTGAACTGGGTGTTCAGGTAGATTGGAACATCTTCTACAAAGGATATGAGACATTGCCATTGCCTTTCCCGAAATACAGGTTTGATTGCTCAGACAGAGATATTATCATCGgagcagcacagagaaacacagcaagTAATCATCCTGTGCTCTGTCAGACTGGAAGTGAAAGCAACATTTTCACCTGTGATCTGATGTCAGACGCTTCTTTCTACCTGAAAGAGCACAAACACAACGATATACCCATCATCCCCGGTGCCTTCTATGCTGAGTTGGGTTTAGCTGCAGTAATGGCCAGTGCCAAACCAAAAGTACCACTCAACTCACTGCAACTCAGTGTAAATTTTCACAGTCCATGTGTTCTAACCCTGAATTCACCTGAAATGAAGGTgcaactgaaacaaacagagaaagaaaccaGTTTCACGGTATTCTCCCCATCTGCAATGTATGCTTCAGGTACAGTTGTTTCCAAAAGAGAGAGGGTGATTGAGGAGCAGTGCATTTCACTAAGCTCCATTTACAAAAGATGCAAATCTGTAGTGAGCTCTCGGGAGTTCTATGGGTATCTGTCTCAAGGAGGCTTTCAGTATGGAGACGTCTTGCAGAACAAGGGGACTGTCCACTACGGAGAAGATCTCAAGGAGGCTATTGCAGTTGTCTCAGTTCCAAAGGAACTGCGGTCTCAGTTGCATGACtactgcattcatcctgttgtgTTGGATTTTTTGATGCAGCTTCTCCCAGTTACAGTAGAGCATGTTTTTGCCGGCAGGCCAGGCTTTCCAGCCAAAATAGGATGTTTGACAGTGTTTGAACCCTTGCAAGATGAGATGATTGTCTATCTGAGAGCAACTGATGTGGGCTTTGATCACTTTGAGGTGTGTGGCTGCTTTGCAGATGGAGAAGGCAGAGTGTTGGTTGAGGTTAGGCATGTGATAATCAAGTATCTTGGCAGTCGCTCTCATTTGGTTGAGAAGTATTTCTACCATAATGCCTTCAATGTCATCACTGAAAGTATCACATCTGCTCCTCCTCTCAAGGCCTTGGTCTTCTGTGACCACATAGGGATCTCTAAAGGCCTGCAACGACATTTGGACTCAAGATCTCAATACATTCCATTCACACATGCCAAAGATATCTTGAGCTATGGCTTCCCCTATCTCTTGGCAAAACTCAATATCACAGATATTGAGAAAAACTTTGATGAGGTCTTGTTTTTGTGGGGCAAAGAAAACCTTACCTCATTGGCAGCTGATGTCATCCTGCAGAATTTGGTGAGCTGCTGTGAGATTTTCCGCCAAATAGTCCTTGAGCTCAAGCGAATTCACTACCCACACTCCATTCGAGCAGTAACCTACTGTTCATCTGACATCACAGTAAACCACATAAGTCCAGGTTTTGCTCTTGTTGGTATGACAAGATCATTTGCTGCAGAGATACCAGATCTTTCATGTCAGCTGATTGATATGAGCACTGTCTCTGCTAAGGACATTGCAGCTCTGTCTGATGTCCTACAGTCATATCCTTGCAGTAAGTACCCGGAGTTGGTGGTAAAAGATGGACTGATTTTGAAACCTTCCATTGTCCGTACTCCAGCTGAAATCATTGACAGTTCAGGACGCAGTTTTACCACTACAGTGTCTGAGCCCTGCATCCTTCAGACAGCTGATGCTCATAAGATTACTCAAGTGAGTGCAATTCACTCGGACGAAGGGGCCCTGCCAATCAGTGACACATCAGTTGAAATTCAGCCCAATAAGATATGTGTTCATTCATCTGACTACTTCCCTGTCAGTGCTGCACATCTGAAATTTGGCCAGACACTGTACTGGAACAAACACTCATCACAGAATCACAAGCTACTGGCTCTTGATTTCAGTGGTACTGTTATAGCAGTTGGAAAAGATGTCAAGAAACTGAAAGTGGGAGACCACGTTGCTTCTTGTTATCCTGTGGTGGCAGCCAGCAAGGTCAGAGTTCCAGAGGATGCATGCTACAGCACCAAACGATTCCCATTCCTTCAAAAAACACCCTGTGTTTCTTACTTTGTGCTAGCATGGGAAATCCTGCATCGAGCCTTGCCCAAAGCCAAAAATCATCTAGGAATCATATCCTCTGTCCCCGAGTCTGCTCTGGTGAAAGTCTTGGCACTTACTTCTTACAAATCAGGCTGGAATGTGATTGTTAGAACACAGTGTAATGGCTCTATTGTAAATGTCAGTCAAATGGATGCATTGGTCGTCCTGCCTCCAACTGATAAATCCCTGATTGACAAAATTTGCAATTTTTCAGGGGTCCAACATGTTGTCATCATCTGTGAATCTCAGATGCAGGGTTTGCTTGCTCGGGATGTGTTCCACAGTGTAAAGGAAAATGTTCGTGTGCAGACAATTCAGATGCCAGTCATTTTGCAAAAGGGATCCTTGAGTGCACAAAGGCCACATATTTATCACTGGATTAAGTCCTTGAACTTGAGCAGGAAATTTTCTCTTAAAAGCTTTACCTTTCAGAGTGTTAAACATGACAGCACCGAGAACCTTCATTTGGAGAAACCAGAATCGTACTTTAGCTCAAAGACACTGGCTGTTTTGGCTCTGGAAAAAGATGTCAACGGTACGCTGTCTGAAATTCCATTGCtgccaacaaaaaaacaacttttccgAAAGACAGCAGTGTACATAGTGGCAGGTGGTCTTTCTGGTCTGGGCTTTGAAACTGTCAAGTTCATCTCACAAAGAGGGGGGGGGTACATTGCCATACTCTCCAGGAGCAAGCCCACACTAGATGTGCAGCAAGAGATACACAATGTAGAAAAACAGTGTGGAAACTGCATCATTAGCATGGAGTGTGACATATCTGTCTCTGAGCATGTGCAGAAGGTTATCAGTGTCATCGGCCAGAAGTTCCCGGGTTGTCCAGTTAGAGGAGTGTTTCACAGTGCAGTTGTCTTGCATGACGGGCTGATAGAGACCCTTGACAGATCTCTCTATGAGAAAGTTCTCAAACCAAAAGTAAGTGGTGCACTAAATTTGCACCATGCAACACAGCACTGTCAGTTAGACTACTTTGTGTGTTACTCCTCCATCTCCGCTTTTCTGGGAAATGCATCACAAACAAACTATGCAGCCGCCAACACATTCCTCGACATGTTCTGTCAGTACAGGCGCAAACTCGGCCTGCCTGGACAGTCTATCAACTGGGGCGCTCTAAACCTCGGCCTCCTCTTGAACAAGGCACATTTCCAGCGATTTCTGGAGGTAAAAGGGATGATGGTGTTGCATGTGGCTGAAATTCATAAAAGCCTGGAGCAGTGCCTTGTGCTCAATCGGCCCCAGCAGGCTGTTTGCAGGTTTCACTTCAGAAACATCAGGTACAACATCCTCTCTCAAAATGCGGCCTTGACCATGCGCCTCTCCGCATTAGTTGAGGAGGCTTTCCAAAAATCCAAAGAGACCGATTCTCAAACTAAACAAGCCAAATCTGTCTCACCAAAAGAGTATGTCGTCTCTCTCCTTAGTGAGACCATTGGCATGGATCGGAGTGAGCTGGACGATGAATCACCTCTCTCATCCTTAGGCATTGACTCCATGCAGGCCATGACTCTGCAGAATCTGATCTTTCAGGAGAGAGGTGTGAATGTGCCCTTGGTGAAACTGCTGGATCCCAATGCCACACTATCAACAGTGGTAGCTGTACTGAGTGAAGGAGCTGAATGTGAAAATTTCAGCAACAACCCAGTGAGTAATAACTCCACTGAAGACATGGAGGATCATTTAACCatattgtaaaaatgacaaaggcATATATAGAATATGTAAATAGCATCACTTATCAGAACATCATAAGAGTGGAACAGTAgaaaattttgtcatttaattcaaTAGAAGGCTTCCGATGGCCATTGCAACACAACAGCATTATTGTTATAAGGCCACATGTTTGTATtgtactttgcttttttttttgttttttgtttttttaaatgtttggtcctggttgttgttttggtttattttgctATTGTAGATTTAAATTGTTATAACCATACACCGTGTTATTTTACTCACTTTTTTTGAGACATGCCcaatttttagtgtttttgagtgttttgaaTCAGTTTTATTAATTCTGCGTATTGACATGTTCATgatggaaatttgaaaaaagcattacaattaaatagaaaatatgtaCAATGTAAGGTATTCAATGTATACAGTGAATAATTTATATAGAATATGTgcattttttgtattattttattaatattcaaTAAATGTTCATCTGTAAAGCTCATCTGTAATTTCTCAAGTCTGTGAAAGTGTTTGGTCCACATAATACTAACATCAACTTACTTTTATCTGCCTGTTTTACATTCACTCATCTTTTACAGGTCATGGTCAGTTCTCATCACTGCTAGCTCAATGATCCTGACTGACTGTCAACTTTATGgtgatgatggaaaaaaaagcacgTGATACAGTATTCTGTCATGTCCCACAAATGTTCATTTGGCAGCATGTATGATTACTGAGTCTTCTGCTGTTTGAACCAATAATTTATCAGATCATGTGGACAAAGATATTGTTCTCCGCTAGGACATTGCAACTGCAAGGAAAGACgtgtaaataaaatgagaacAGATACTGTAATCTATTATTTCAGCATTTGCACCAATGTTTTCCTAACTAAAGCAAAATTACTTCACAATGAAAGAGGCAATTCATCCTCTCAATCAACAAATGGTTTGGCTGTATGACTACTCTGAGGTGTGTTTGCCAGTTTCTGCaactgatttaaatgattaGTTTTCAATTTTTGATATCATAGAAAACTTTAATGACACTTTAGTGACACCAAACAATTCTCACACCATGGCAACGGGcgatgttttcatgttttgcttCATCATGACACAACAGATGAATCTGCCAAGTTCTCTGTGTACTTTACAgggttgttttatttacagatatTCTTTCATGCAGGTTACACAATCTCACATTTATCAAGAGTGTCAGAAGGAGCTCCCGACTGGCACAGTCATTTCAACATCATGGAATGTTCACTGCTTAAAATCAACTATGCTTCAAACtttagaaataataaaacaaaacaaaacaaatatggaGCGCTTCGAATCTCCATTTAAAGATCACggcattttaattcattttaattttgaatcgTATTATATTAACATAGGCCTTAACAGTGTCACTCACTGTGCATCTTTGGGCCACATGGGGGCACTATACAGACTCTTAAGCACCATTAACCAACATGGGGTAACATTACACTGGACCCTTGACAAagtatacaacaaaaacaatgtagtTCTATGGCAATAGACATAACATATATCAGGGTTTGGCTTCACTAACAATACTTGTCGGTAAGATAAATTAATTGCAGGGTTTTGTCTCTTCAGAGGATTTGATCAtgatatataataaaaacataaaatatctcATTCTATGATTTAACGAGCTGTTATGCAACAAGATTTAAGACATGATCAagcatatttttaatgtaaagctaTAAGCTGACTATCAACACTTGGTTCTTAACATATCCGGGAAATGTAACCGTCGCACACTGACGATCACAGTTACTGCACAGGTCTTCATCAGAAAAGTTGTCAGCAACATACTTATACACATTACAATAGAAATCAGAAATTAGCACAGCACTATATTCAGAAATCTGTGACTGAGCCAAGATTTCAATGgaaaaacaactataaaataTACTTAGACTTGGAGTTATATAAACAAGCcttctgcaaaaacaacaccaaaaaaatctACCAATTTGACTGCTATGAGAACAATACCACAGCAGTCAGATAGTGAAATCCAAGCATTTTCATgcattcaaaaaaacattttttactcaTCATTCAAAGTAATCTTCGACGTAGTAcatgaaattattaattattcattactATACTTGTCAAAGTGGCCAGTGTACTGTTAGGGTCTAGTATTGTAACCAAAGATACATTCACGCCTGTCTCCTGGAAAATCTTATTCTGAAGAGTCATGGCCAACATCGAGTCAATACCCAGTGCACCCAGAGCAGAGTCGTCATCCAGCTCATCTGCACTAACATTGATTATGTCACTGACAATTACTCTCACACTTTCATGTGTGGAAGGCAAATACTGAACTTTGAGTTCATTCCTTATATTATCTTTGAGCTCCATTGCCACTAAAGCTGACAGTCGTTCTCTGAGAGatgcattttgtgaaaaaacatgaatgttaaGATTTTTGAAGTTGAACTTGCATATGACTTGTTGTGGTCTGTTCATCAGAAGACACATTTCAAGCGCCTCGTGAacctcacacacattcattatCATCATCCCTTTTGCCTCTAAGAACTTTTGGAAATGGTCTTTGTTCAACAAGAGACCAAGGTTCAAAGGACCCCAGTTGATGGACTGTCCAGCAAGCCCAAGGTTTCTCCgataatgacaaaatatgtcAAGGAATGAATTGGCTGCTGCGTAGTTACACTGTGAGGCATTGCCAATGAATGAAGAGATGGAAGAGTAGCACACAAAGTAATCAAGTTTGTTGTGAAGTGTTGCATAGTGAAGATTTAGAGCCCCACTCACTTTGGGCTGCAGCACCTTTCGGAAGAGCGACTCATCAAGTGTTTCAATCAGTGCGTCATGTAATACTGCAGCACTGTGAAACACTCCTTTGACTGGACAAGAAGAGAATCTTTGTTCAATCTTTGAGATTGCATCCACTACCTGCATTGACACAGAAACATCACATTGGACATTTATGATACTAACCCCATATCTTTTTTGGAGGAGTCCCATTTCAAACTGCATTTCATCTGTCAGAATACTTCTGGACAGTGTTGCAATGCAACCTCCACCATTATGGGCGATGAACTTCACCGTCTCAAGTCCCAAACCAGAAAGGCCCCCTGTTACAATATAAACACAGCTTTGTTTGAAAAGTTGTCCTGGCCTGGTGAGCAAAGGGATATCAGACACTGGACAATGAGATTCTCCATGATCTAAAACCACCTGCCGCACTGTTTTTGTGGTGAAATAGGACTCAGAATCTGCGTTGGTCTGAGGCTCTTTTACGCTTGATAATTGAAATGTCTCTCCTTTCAAAGGTAGAGATCCTGAATCAAAGCCTAATGACATTAGCCAATTAGAGATATTCCTGTTCTGTACTTGCAGATTGGCTCTCTGGAGAACATTAGCTACATCAAGTTTATGTATGTGCACGTGTTCACTCTTCGTTGCAAACATGCTTGCTGAGTGTGAAGTTGACATGTGACTGctacatacaaaaacaatatgtcTCTCAAGGCCACCATTGTGTTGTATTTCCTGCCAAGAGTGATCAAATgggggcagaaaaacaaatacacgaCTCTGATCAAGATGTAGAGGTGCTCCTCCCAAATGCAGCTGGGAGGAAACACTCCAGCCTGACCTGTTTGCTGTCAGAGCTAAAATTTTCATCAGAGCAGAAGCTGAGTTAGAGGAGACAATGGCCAGCTTTCTGTGCTGTTGTTTTACTATAGGCAGCATTCTCTGCAGGATCTCCCATGCCAGTATGAAGTAAGACACACATGGAGTCTCTCTCAGAAATGAGAAGTTTTTTGTACTGTAGCACACAGCTTCAGGAATTCTAATCTTCGCCATGGCAGGAGCTGGATAACATGAAGCAATATGATCTCCCACTCTCAGATTATGAACATCTTTCCCAACAGATGTGACAATGCCGCTAAAATCTAAAACCAGAAGCTTGTGATTCTGGGATGTGTGCTGGTTCCAATACATTGTCTTGCTGAAGTTTAAATGTGAAGTGGTGACAGGAAAGTAATCAGATGAGTGCACGCATATATTGGTTAGCTGAATCTCAACTGACTTCTCTTGGATAGGATTTGCATTTGTGTTGCAGGGGATGGCAGACATGTGAGCCATTCTGTATGAATCGGTTGTCTGGAGAACAAAGTTGCTCGGATACACTGACTGCATATCACCCTCACATATAGCCTTGTCCTTCAGCGGGGTCTTTGCTATTCTTGTTGCTGATGCTTTCCCTTTGCCGATCATGACTTCTTGTTGTTTGCAGGTTTTAATTACATGAATCAGCATTTGAATGTCATCACTGGTCACAGAAGCAAGGTCAATCAGCTGAAAAGAGAGACCTGCTATCTCTGCCGAACAAGCCCTTGTCATACCAGACAGCACAAAACCCGGACTGACATGATCCACAGTTTTTTCTGTCGATCTATAGGTTATGACACGGACAGTGCAAGACGgtcttctctctttcaaagCTAATACAATCTGGCGATATACCTCACAGCAAGTAACTAACTTCTTCAGTGTCTGTTCAGATGACAACTGATTGAGATTCTCTACACCCCAAATGAAGAGAACATTTTCCACATCCATATTTGTGTTAAGTGAGTGAAACACTAAGTCTTGAAGTTGGTCGGACATCCAATAGTCTCTGCTCTCCACAACAACTGACTCTGGGTCTAAGTATGGCCTAAGTCTTTTAGTAATGCAGAGTTTGTCTTCAAAAactattgcttttattttacaattttgcaaGTCTCTCTTGTCACAAATTGTAATTATTTCATTGTGAAAGAACAGTGACTGAAGAACATTTGAGCAATTGCCCAAAAATGAGATCCTCACCCTCTTAAGTTCCACTAGTACTTTCCCCTCTGTGGTAGAAAAGCAACCACACACTTCAAGGAAGTCTGGGGTCTCTTGAGTTGCTCGTAAATACATGACCATTTTGTCTTGTAATGGTCCTGAAATGGCGACACAACCTATAGCTGAGGGGAATCCCTGCTTGGCTGTTAGCCGTCCAACAGCTACCACTGCAGTCATTTGAAGGAAATAGTCTAATAACACAGGGTGGATGAAATAGTCATGAAGGTGTTTTAGAAGTTCTCCGGGGACTTGAATTTTTGTCACAGCTTCCTTGAATTCATCCCCAAAATGCACATCATCGAGCTGTTTGAAGACAGAGCCATATTCAAATCCTGCTTGAGAAAGAATTGAATaaatctcttttctcttcaaaatgaatttgcacCTTTGACGGATCATGTTAAGAGAAATGGTTGGTTCCTCTAACAGTGGTTGGCCATCTGTACTCTTGTATGTGCCAGAGGCATGTGTTGCGCCAGAAGACTGTATTTTAAAAGAGGCCTCAGTATCTGCATGCTTAACTGTTACTTTCAACTGATGACAGTTTGAGCTGAGTGTAAACAGACTCTCAAATCTAACACTGAGCTGGAGCAGAGAAGCAGGTTTCTTTGGTTTTAGGCTTGCTATCACCGAGGCATAAGCTAGTTCAACATAAAATGCACCTGGCACAATGGAAACACCATTGTTTTTATGCTCCCAAAGATATGGTGCAGTCTCTAATGAGAGGTTGCACATGTACTCTTTATCTACCTTTGTTTGGGATATGAGTGTTTGGGGAGAAAAAGCAGATAATTTATTACCTCTTCTTACATCTTCAAAATTCAGTTCTTTCTTTGAGTGGTCGAACTGATAGATTGGAAGAGCTGTGGGCAATGTCTCATAACCCCTGTAGAGTTGACGCCAGTCCACATTTATGCCCAATTCAAATACTTTTGCCAAAGTAGACAAGATTGTGTCACAATCTTTCTCTGGCTGGACTGAGGAAAGAACTATGGCGTCATTTCCCAGAGTCTCATGTATGTTCCTTTGAAGAGCCCTACGAGGTCCAATCTCCACAAAGACCACATTTCTGCTAGACTGCTTATCTTTGGTGGCAGCATGCAGTGTTTTTTCGAATAGAACAGGTTCTCGGATGTTCTTTGCCCAGTACCTGCCGGTGCTGAAGTCACCATCTGAATACCTGTCTGCAGTCACTGTTGAAAAAAGTTTGCATTCCATGTTGTTAGCATCTAAAGAATCTATGTTCCTCTCAATGTCATCTAATATAGGATCCATCATATGGCTATGATATGCCGCTGGAACATCCAAGATATGGAGGAAGAGGTTTTTATCTCTAAACAGAATCTTAAGTCTTTCATGCAGGATGTCTATAGCATCTGAATCCCCTGACAGTGTGCAGGACAGAGGGCTGTTGAAAGCTGCAACACAAATTTTGCCAGAGAAGACTTTAAGGATTTCTAATACCTTTCCTACAGCCACATTACTGACCACAAGCATTTTCCCACCTGTGACCTTGCTCTGAAGAGTACTGCGGTGGTACAACACTTTAACAGCATTTTCAAGAGAGAGGAGGCCAGAACAGTGAGCTGCAGCAACCTCGCCTACAGAGTGTCCAAGCACTGCATCAGGCTTGACACCCCAGTGCTTTAGGAGAGTGGCGATGCCAACCTGAATTGCAAAAAGAAGAGGCTGGACAATATTTGGTTTGCTGAAATCATCATTATCATAGTCACCAGCAAGCCATTGACTGATAATGGTGCTTTTATGACTCTGGAAGAGATTCTCAACCTCTCTGACCTTATCTCTGAAAACAGGAACCTCTCTCAGGAGCTGATTGCACATACCCTTGTAGGCAACTCCATtcccacaaaacacaaacaccacctGGATGTCTGACTTTGCTGACTCAACCTTTATTTTCAGTGCAGATGCCAGCTGGTGCTGTAAATCTGAGAGGGAAGTTGACAGGAAGGCCTTCTTATATTTGTGTCTGCGATGACTCCTTCCACATGCTGAGGTGTATGACAATGCCTGTAAGTCAACTGTTTGAGCCCTGCAAAGCTTTTGATTGGTGTCAGTGATGGATAGGATCAATGATTTCTCAGAGGCTGCAGATACTACAAAGGGTTTTGGAAAGCCTTTTGGAATCTGTGTGGGAACAGGGCACTTTCTATACTCTCTTAAAATCGCATGTGCATTTGTGCCTCCAAACCCAAAGCTGTTAATCCCAGCTACCCTCTGTAATGACCTATTTGTCTCCCATCTTTCAGTTTTAGACGGAATACTTAGATTAAGAGCTTTTACGTCTACACTTGCACTGTCTTCAGAGTAGAAAACGGAGGGCACAATGGTCTCATGCTTCATCATTAAGAGAACCTTAATGAGTCCGGCCACTCCAGCTGCAGATTCTGTATGTCCAATGTTACCCTTCACAGAGCCAATCCGCAGTGTCTCTGAACCACGACGTCTGGCTTTAGCAATGACGTTTGAGATGCTTCCCGCCTCTGTTGGGTCTCCAACCGGGGTTCCAGTCCCATGTGCCTCTATGTACTGAACGTTTGCGATGTCAGACTCTGAGTAGAGTCTTCGCAGCAGCTCCTCTTGTTGTGTCATAGAGGGTTTGGTGATTGGAGTGACTGAGTGTCCATCTTGGTTAACCGctgttttgctgatgataccccATATTTTGTTGCAGTCTTTTACAGCCTATATACAGGAAGTCAAACAATTAGCAATGTAGCTATTACCTGTAATTGTTAAATCAATGAAATGACTGTAAAGAatataataaacacaataatgtTCTTACATTTTTCAGAGGCTTCAGGAGAACAACCCCGCAGCCCTCCCCTCTACCGTAGCCATCTGTTCTGCTGGAGAAAGGTTTGCTTGTTCCCTCGGGTGAGATCATCTTCGCCTTGCTGAGAGCTACAAACACTCTTGGCTCTATGATAGAGTTGACACCTCCACACAAAGCCATCTCACAGTCTCCTAGttgaaaaagagaataaaatgaaatatggaaTATATAAATACGATGCCTTGGTAAGCTCGCTTTTAGGAATGGCATTTGTAGgtaaaagagaatgaaatacCTTGCTTTATGGCCTGGCAGGCTAAATGTAGAGCCACCAAAGATGAGGAACATGCACTGTCAATGGCAAAAGAAGGGCCAGTGAGATTAAAAGTGAAGGAGATTCTATTGGCAGCCACACTCATGGCTGTGCCAGTGCAATTGTAGTGGGTTACTGTAGTGGGACTGTTACTTCGGAGCATCTCATAATCTCTGTTCATAAGGCCTGCAACACAATCAACGTAGAGTAGGTTACAATTTGTGAATCATAAAATTGTGCTtggaattttaaatgtattatagAGGGATAGTGATCACCTATGTAAACTCCAGTTCTGCTTCCACTGATGCTTTCCATAGCCATTCCCGCGTCTTCTAATGCCCTGTATGTACACTGAAGGAGGAGTTTCTGCTGAGGGTCCATGAAATCAGCCTCTGTTTCAGTGATCCCAAAAAACTTGTGATCAAACTCATTAAACCTAAAAATAATATAGAAATATCA encodes:
- the LOC120789807 gene encoding highly reducing polyketide synthase cm3B-like isoform X3, whose protein sequence is MKSESSVIFSSICDREVEQMDPQQKQLLQCVYRALENAGIPMEKASGTRTGVFFGLMNRDYETTAAHVHPSVINHWTGTGLAMSIAANRVSYIFNFTGPSLSIDCACSSSLVALHLACQSIKQGDCDMAVCGGVNCIIEPRVFVALSKAKMLSPEGTSKPFCNKANGYGRGEGCGVVLLKQLKKAIQDHDHIWGIISKTAVNQDGHSVTPITKPSMTQQEELLRRLYSESDLANVQYIEAHGTGTPVGDPTEAGSISNVIAKARRPGSETLRIGSVKGNIGHTESAAGVAGLIKVLLMMKHETIAPSVFFSEETVSVDAKALNIKIPREAEKWEASGARIAGVNNFGFGGTNAHAIVKQYKHSPTRLKNDDKQAKYFVMSANSTKSLSLMIEDTIKQLEADGKVDLDSLLYTSACRRSHLKHKYRKAIMVLSVVDLKEKLRAAVSRNISPSYSDPRVVFVFCGNGVTYHGMCKQLLKHEPVFRNEIKEIAELFKRRSALNILDTLESEFESSDFKNPEVIQPLLFAIQVGITTLLRHWGVKPDAVLGHSVGEVSAAHCSGLLSLEDAVKVLYFRSTLQSRVTGGKMLVTSNMAVSEVTALLPHYSGRVCLAAVNSPHSCTLSGDADAIKSLHEELSTSANSQNLFLRVLDVPVAYHSHMMDPILLEIKETIGSLQVNDLDTELFSTVTGKEIQQGDFCTGEYWARNIREPVAFEQAVRSAAKGKRNTVFVEVGPRRVLQRNILESLDNDTTVLASVQPEKDHETIMSVLSKLFELGVQVDWNIFYKGYETLPLPFPKYRFDCSDRDIIIGAAQRNTASNHPVLCQTGSESNIFTCDLMSDASFYLKEHKHNDIPIIPGAFYAELGLAAVMASAKPKVPLNSLQLSVNFHSPCVLTLNSPEMKVQLKQTEKETSFTVFSPSAMYASGTVVSKRERVIEEQCISLSSIYKRCKSVVSSREFYGYLSQGGFQYGDVLQNKGTVHYGEDLKEAIAVVSVPKELRSQLHDYCIHPVVLDFLMQLLPVTVEHVFAGRPGFPAKIGCLTVFEPLQDEMIVYLRATDVGFDHFEVCGCFADGEGRVLVEVRHVIIKYLGSRSHLVEKYFYHNAFNVITESITSAPPLKALVFCDHIGISKGLQRHLDSRSQYIPFTHAKDILSYGFPYLLAKLNITDIEKNFDEVLFLWGKENLTSLAADVILQNLVSCCEIFRQIVLELKRIHYPHSIRAVTYCSSDITVNHISPGFALVGMTRSFAAEIPDLSCQLIDMSTVSAKDIAALSDVLQSYPCSKYPELVVKDGLILKPSIVRTPAEIIDSSGRSFTTTVSEPCILQTADAHKITQVSAIHSDEGALPISDTSVEIQPNKICVHSSDYFPVSAAHLKFGQTLYWNKHSSQNHKLLALDFSGTVIAVGKDVKKLKVGDHVASCYPVVAASKVRVPEDACYSTKRFPFLQKTPCVSYFVLAWEILHRALPKAKNHLGIISSVPESALVKVLALTSYKSGWNVIVRTQCNGSIVNVSQMDALVVLPPTDKSLIDKICNFSGVQHVVIICESQMQGLLARDVFHSVKENVRVQTIQMPVILQKGSLSAQRPHIYHWIKSLNLSRKFSLKSFTFQSVKHDSTENLHLEKPESYFSSKTLAVLALEKDVNGTLSEIPLLPTKKQLFRKTAVYIVAGGLSGLGFETVKFISQRGGGYIAILSRSKPTLDVQQEIHNVEKQCGNCIISMECDISVSEHVQKVISVIGQKFPGCPVRGVFHSAVVLHDGLIETLDRSLYEKVLKPKVSGALNLHHATQHCQLDYFVCYSSISAFLGNASQTNYAAANTFLDMFCQYRRKLGLPGQSINWGALNLGLLLNKAHFQRFLEVKGMMVLHVAEIHKSLEQCLVLNRPQQAVCRFHFRNIRYNILSQNAALTMRLSALVEEAFQKSKETDSQTKQAKSVSPKEYVVSLLSETIGMDRSELDDESPLSSLGIDSMQAMTLQNLIFQERGVNVPLVKLLDPNATLSTVVAVLSEGAECENFSNNPVSNNSTEDMEDHLTIL